In Sodalis ligni, a single genomic region encodes these proteins:
- a CDS encoding proline iminopeptidase-family hydrolase, with amino-acid sequence MYSVTEGFAPFRQYQTWYRICGDLHNGQTPLVVAHGGPGCTHDYVDAFRDIAGSGRAVIHYDQLGNGRSTHLPGADPAFWQVALFLDELDNLLDHLAIKDNYALLGQSWGGMLTAEHAVRRPAGLKAAIIANSPASMELWLQAAARLRAGLPGEVQACLSAHEAAGTLDSEEYRQATQVFYQRHVCRLAPWPEEVKRTFTAMDEDPTVYHAMNGPTEFHVIGTMKSWSIIPRLNRIQVPTLLISGRYDEAAPEVVQPFMDHIADAEWVIFEHSSHMPHVEERAACMAAINGFLSRRLAS; translated from the coding sequence ATGTACAGCGTCACCGAAGGCTTTGCGCCATTTAGACAATACCAAACCTGGTACCGCATCTGCGGTGATCTCCATAACGGCCAGACTCCGCTGGTGGTGGCCCACGGCGGCCCCGGCTGCACCCATGACTATGTGGATGCCTTCCGCGATATCGCCGGCAGCGGACGGGCGGTTATCCATTACGATCAGTTGGGTAACGGACGTTCCACCCATCTGCCGGGGGCGGATCCCGCCTTTTGGCAAGTCGCGCTGTTTCTGGATGAATTGGATAACCTGCTGGACCATCTGGCCATCAAGGACAACTATGCGTTGCTGGGGCAGTCCTGGGGCGGCATGCTGACGGCGGAACATGCGGTGCGACGTCCGGCCGGGCTGAAAGCGGCCATTATCGCCAACTCGCCGGCGTCGATGGAACTGTGGCTGCAGGCGGCGGCCCGTTTACGCGCCGGGTTGCCCGGCGAGGTTCAGGCCTGTTTATCGGCCCATGAGGCCGCCGGCACCCTGGACAGCGAAGAGTACCGCCAGGCCACCCAGGTATTTTATCAGCGCCACGTTTGCCGCCTGGCCCCCTGGCCCGAAGAGGTGAAACGCACGTTTACCGCCATGGATGAAGATCCTACGGTGTACCATGCCATGAACGGACCGACGGAATTCCATGTCATAGGCACCATGAAGTCCTGGAGCATTATCCCGCGGCTGAACCGGATCCAGGTTCCCACCCTGTTGATATCCGGTCGCTACGACGAGGCGGCGCCGGAAGTGGTGCAGCCCTTTATGGATCATATTGCCGACGCCGAATGGGTCATTTTCGAGCACTCCAGCCACATGCCCCATGTGGAGGAGCGCGCCGCGTGCATGGCGGCGATTAACGGTTTTCTCAGCAGACGCCTGGCGTCCTAA
- a CDS encoding ABC transporter ATP-binding protein, whose translation MTGKPYPLLEVDDLKVSFPLSGGNPLRWNRPRVHAVNGVSLRIYPGETLGLVGESGSGKSTLGRAILQLEKSSGGAVRFDGLQVTHGLTSDIQRLRRQTAMIFQDPLASLNPRQTIGAAIAEVLRVHRKVPETAVAARVSELLALVGLAPEQADSRPGALSGGQCQRAGIARALAVEPRLMVADECVAALDVSIQGQIINLLMDLREKMGLAILFIAHDLAIVRRLCDRVAVMYLGRIVEEGPAEQVFSLPRHPYTAALVAAIPDIDPDLPLPAEPLGGEPPSPIAIPAGCAFHPRCPYARPSCRHGPTPETRHFADHAFACVLDRNTGEAAVPFD comes from the coding sequence ATGACCGGCAAACCTTATCCGCTATTGGAGGTGGATGACCTCAAGGTGTCCTTCCCGCTGTCCGGCGGCAATCCGCTGCGCTGGAACCGGCCGCGGGTCCATGCGGTAAACGGCGTCTCATTGCGCATTTATCCCGGTGAAACCCTGGGGTTGGTGGGGGAGTCCGGCAGCGGCAAGAGCACGCTGGGCCGTGCCATCCTGCAACTGGAAAAAAGCAGCGGCGGCGCCGTGCGCTTTGACGGCCTTCAGGTCACCCATGGCTTGACCAGCGATATACAGCGTCTGCGCCGGCAAACGGCGATGATTTTCCAGGATCCCTTGGCCTCGCTCAATCCGCGCCAGACCATTGGCGCGGCCATCGCCGAGGTCTTGCGGGTTCACCGCAAGGTGCCGGAGACGGCCGTTGCGGCGCGGGTATCCGAGCTGCTGGCCCTGGTGGGATTGGCCCCCGAACAGGCGGACAGCCGTCCCGGAGCCCTGAGCGGCGGGCAGTGCCAACGGGCCGGCATCGCCCGCGCCCTGGCCGTGGAGCCCCGGCTGATGGTGGCGGATGAGTGCGTCGCCGCGCTGGATGTGTCCATCCAGGGACAAATCATTAATTTGCTGATGGACCTGCGGGAAAAAATGGGGCTGGCGATTTTGTTTATCGCCCATGACCTGGCGATTGTCCGCCGCCTGTGTGACCGGGTGGCGGTGATGTATCTGGGCCGGATTGTGGAGGAGGGGCCCGCCGAACAGGTATTCAGCCTGCCGCGCCATCCCTATACCGCCGCCCTGGTGGCGGCCATCCCGGATATTGACCCCGATCTGCCGCTGCCGGCGGAGCCCCTCGGCGGCGAACCGCCGAGCCCCATTGCGATTCCGGCGGGATGTGCATTTCATCCCCGCTGTCCTTATGCCCGACCGTCGTGCCGGCACGGTCCGACACCCGAAACCCGGCATTTTGCCGATCATGCCTTTGCCTGTGTGCTGGACAGAAATACCGGCGAGGCGGCCGTTCCTTTTGACTGA
- a CDS encoding ATP-binding cassette domain-containing protein, producing the protein MMSQNLPATASPVVTVHRLTKRFPGIVANDGIDLALWAGEVHVLLGENGAGKSTLVAMLAGLQRPDEGHIAVNGRKEVLHSPRRALALGIGTVFQHTMMVPGLSVVDNIALGDPWWRRPARGFYAGRVGQIARDIGVRVNPFALAGSLSLGEQQQAEIVRSVLRGSRVLILDEATAMLTPKNADELGQLMRRLVAQGLAVVFITHKLNEALAWGDRISVLRRGRKVGEIPPQRLKNLPPQQVTGEVMQLMFNLSADDGDTTPVGSPSSTGNGAILDGSSANEMPTAASRLAAIGNDDTAYDARAGKNADTKDTFDVHVAAGPVLAVQALAVNDALVPLRDINLEVAAGEIVGIAGIDGNGQKQLAEALAGQRPGRRPDFAGGEAIEQLSIGQRRKLGLRYVTDDRLGEGTVGCSRCLSTCC; encoded by the coding sequence ATGATGAGCCAGAACCTGCCGGCAACGGCATCTCCCGTTGTGACCGTCCATCGGCTCACCAAGCGATTCCCCGGTATCGTCGCCAATGATGGCATCGATTTGGCGTTATGGGCCGGGGAAGTGCACGTGCTGCTGGGAGAGAACGGCGCCGGCAAATCCACCCTGGTGGCGATGCTGGCCGGTTTGCAACGGCCGGATGAGGGCCATATCGCCGTTAATGGCCGGAAAGAAGTCCTACACTCCCCGCGCCGGGCGCTGGCGCTGGGGATCGGCACGGTATTTCAGCATACCATGATGGTGCCCGGTTTAAGCGTGGTGGACAACATTGCCCTGGGCGATCCCTGGTGGCGGCGGCCGGCCCGCGGTTTTTACGCCGGCCGGGTCGGGCAGATAGCCCGGGATATCGGGGTGCGGGTAAACCCGTTCGCCCTGGCGGGGTCGCTGTCGCTGGGAGAGCAGCAGCAGGCGGAGATCGTCCGCTCCGTGCTGCGGGGCAGTCGGGTACTGATACTGGATGAGGCCACCGCCATGCTGACGCCGAAGAACGCCGATGAACTGGGTCAACTGATGCGGCGGCTGGTGGCGCAGGGTCTGGCGGTGGTGTTTATTACCCATAAGCTTAACGAGGCCCTGGCCTGGGGCGACCGGATATCGGTGCTGCGCCGGGGACGCAAGGTGGGAGAAATCCCGCCTCAGCGCCTGAAAAACCTGCCCCCGCAACAGGTCACCGGCGAAGTGATGCAACTGATGTTCAATTTATCCGCCGATGACGGCGACACTACCCCTGTTGGTTCTCCCTCGAGTACCGGGAACGGTGCAATCCTTGACGGCTCCTCGGCAAATGAGATGCCGACTGCTGCAAGCCGCCTCGCGGCCATCGGGAACGATGATACCGCTTACGACGCGCGCGCCGGGAAAAATGCCGATACCAAGGACACATTCGACGTCCATGTCGCCGCCGGGCCGGTGCTTGCAGTCCAGGCACTGGCGGTGAACGATGCGTTGGTTCCCCTGAGGGACATTAATCTTGAGGTGGCCGCCGGGGAAATCGTCGGCATTGCCGGTATTGACGGCAACGGACAAAAACAGCTGGCGGAGGCGCTGGCGGGTCAGCGCCCTGGCCGGCGGCCGGATTTTGCTGGCGGGGAAGCCATTGAACAGCTAAGCATCGGCCAGCGGCGCAAGCTCGGCCTGCGATATGTCACCGACGATCGGCTGGGTGAAGGCACCGTGGGGTGTTCCCGGTGTCTATCAACCTGCTGTTGA
- a CDS encoding proline iminopeptidase-family hydrolase: protein MWRELAPDKQHRIAVDGYHVAAYEFGEGDDVVLCLNGGPGLPCDYLREAHSCLKFHGYRVVAFDQLGTGQSDRPDVPALWDMARYVREVYSVMQALNLGKVHLLGHSWGGWLGIEVVLHHPEAIKSLILENTAADMPHLIQELHRLRASLGPETVAMMLRHEAMGTLEHPAYQAAITLLNYRHVCRLDKWPAPVARSLSDWNMAPYVAMQGPNEFLYTGNLKDWNRTADLPSIKVPCLITTGQHDELTPACAMRMKQGLPQAELHVFPNSSHMPFYEEPQAYYPVLLDFLRRQQNRGGE from the coding sequence ATGTGGCGCGAACTGGCACCGGATAAACAGCATAGGATCGCAGTCGACGGCTACCACGTGGCGGCTTATGAATTCGGCGAAGGCGACGACGTGGTGCTGTGCCTGAACGGTGGCCCCGGCTTGCCCTGCGATTATCTGCGCGAGGCGCATTCCTGCCTGAAATTTCATGGCTACCGGGTGGTGGCGTTTGATCAATTGGGCACCGGGCAATCCGATCGTCCCGATGTACCGGCTTTGTGGGACATGGCGCGATACGTACGAGAAGTGTACAGCGTCATGCAGGCACTGAATCTGGGCAAGGTGCATTTGCTTGGTCACTCATGGGGCGGCTGGCTGGGTATTGAGGTGGTTTTGCACCATCCCGAAGCAATCAAGAGCCTGATCCTGGAAAATACCGCGGCGGATATGCCCCATCTCATCCAGGAGTTACATCGTCTGCGGGCTTCCCTCGGGCCTGAGACCGTGGCGATGATGCTCAGGCATGAAGCCATGGGCACCTTGGAACATCCCGCCTACCAAGCGGCCATTACCCTGCTCAACTATCGCCACGTCTGCCGTCTCGATAAGTGGCCGGCCCCCGTTGCCCGATCGCTGTCGGACTGGAACATGGCGCCCTATGTCGCCATGCAGGGACCCAATGAATTCCTGTATACCGGCAATCTAAAAGACTGGAACCGCACGGCGGATTTGCCGTCCATCAAGGTGCCCTGCCTGATAACCACCGGCCAGCACGACGAATTGACCCCGGCCTGCGCCATGAGGATGAAACAGGGTTTGCCGCAGGCGGAACTGCATGTTTTCCCCAATAGCAGCCATATGCCGTTCTACGAAGAGCCGCAGGCCTATTACCCGGTGTTGCTGGATTTTCTCCGCCGGCAGCAAAACCGCGGCGGGGAGTAG
- a CDS encoding ABC transporter permease, whose amino-acid sequence MTLAATLQHLPGRWLSKPTALRVGMAMLSFWLLLAILAPWVGPFDPQYQDPAARLLAPGWPHLFGTDNFGRDILARVIWGARVDLQICLVGVLFPFLIGTVAGAVAGYAGGPLDALIMRIIDIVLAFPFLVLMLSIIAIIGPGLGSFYIAMALVGWVSYARLVRSQVLILKHSDFMLAARSLGFSHRRILFRHLLPNALTGSVVFSMSDCVLVLLNGAAVSYLGLGVQPPVAEWGVMIAEGQSFITTAWWITAFPGLAIVLLAMGFSLLADGLGDKLGERP is encoded by the coding sequence ATGACGCTTGCCGCGACGTTGCAGCATCTGCCGGGCCGGTGGCTGTCAAAACCCACCGCGCTGCGGGTCGGTATGGCCATGCTGTCATTCTGGCTATTGCTGGCGATACTGGCTCCCTGGGTCGGGCCGTTTGATCCGCAATACCAGGACCCGGCGGCCCGTTTGCTGGCCCCCGGCTGGCCCCATCTCTTCGGCACCGATAATTTTGGCCGCGATATCCTGGCGCGCGTGATCTGGGGGGCGCGGGTGGATCTGCAAATCTGCCTGGTGGGCGTGCTGTTCCCGTTTTTAATCGGTACGGTGGCGGGGGCCGTCGCCGGTTATGCCGGCGGCCCGCTGGATGCCCTGATCATGCGCATCATCGATATTGTGCTGGCGTTTCCCTTCCTGGTGCTGATGTTGTCGATCATTGCCATTATCGGCCCCGGACTGGGCAGCTTTTATATTGCCATGGCGCTGGTGGGCTGGGTTTCTTATGCCCGTCTGGTGCGCTCGCAGGTACTGATCCTGAAACACAGCGATTTTATGCTGGCGGCCCGCAGCCTCGGTTTCAGTCACCGGCGCATCCTGTTCCGTCATCTGCTGCCCAACGCCTTAACCGGCTCCGTGGTGTTTTCCATGTCCGATTGCGTCCTGGTGCTGCTGAACGGCGCGGCGGTGAGTTATCTGGGTCTGGGCGTGCAGCCGCCGGTGGCGGAGTGGGGGGTGATGATCGCCGAAGGACAAAGCTTCATTACCACCGCCTGGTGGATTACCGCTTTCCCCGGGCTGGCCATTGTGCTGCTTGCCATGGGCTTTAGCCTGCTGGCGGACGGACTGGGCGATAAGCTGGGGGAACGGCCATGA
- a CDS encoding putative B6 ABC transporter permease subunit 2 produces the protein MSGQSEGARALSRRGPALARLKNVLAQVGWSVGPVIIALLITGGLLLLMGVNPLEYYGFILRKGLLTPVGFQATLTRMGPLLLIGASLIVAFRAGLWNLGGDGQFLLGAVLASALAAPLDSLGSPVWLTLTAGLAVGAVMGALWSLLPAMLKAWQDINEIITSLMMSFLGVSLANVLVKLVFFDAGTTVPETRTLPYGHRLPPLFGTDISSGLLIGLAAVIAVHALMSRTAFGLQLRTIGANPRAAKHAGLPLGLLTMAVFALSSALAGLAGAVEVLGIEGNVRADWNPAYSLVVVPLVFLARFNGYGTIAFVFVFSVLSIGSESAARRMGVPNHFTLVTVAILLFVFALLEMAAQRRRDRDGSL, from the coding sequence ATGAGCGGCCAATCCGAAGGTGCTCGTGCGCTGTCCCGCCGCGGGCCGGCGCTGGCCCGGTTGAAAAATGTCTTGGCCCAGGTCGGCTGGTCTGTGGGACCGGTCATTATCGCCCTGCTGATCACCGGCGGCCTGCTGCTGCTCATGGGCGTCAATCCCCTGGAGTATTATGGTTTTATCCTGCGCAAAGGGCTGCTGACCCCGGTGGGATTCCAGGCCACGCTGACCCGCATGGGGCCGCTGCTGCTGATCGGCGCCAGCCTGATTGTCGCGTTTCGCGCCGGATTGTGGAACCTCGGCGGCGACGGGCAGTTTTTATTGGGAGCGGTTCTGGCCTCGGCGCTGGCGGCGCCACTTGATAGCCTCGGCTCGCCGGTCTGGCTGACATTGACAGCGGGGCTGGCGGTAGGAGCGGTGATGGGGGCGCTGTGGTCGTTATTGCCCGCCATGCTCAAAGCCTGGCAGGATATTAACGAAATCATCACCAGCCTGATGATGTCATTTTTAGGCGTTTCCCTGGCGAACGTGCTGGTGAAACTGGTGTTTTTCGATGCCGGCACCACGGTGCCGGAGACCCGAACCCTGCCCTACGGGCATCGTCTGCCGCCTTTATTCGGCACGGACATTTCCAGCGGCCTGCTTATCGGTCTGGCGGCGGTTATCGCGGTACACGCCCTGATGAGCCGCACCGCGTTCGGTTTACAGCTGCGCACTATCGGCGCCAATCCTCGGGCGGCGAAACATGCGGGCTTGCCGCTGGGGCTTCTGACCATGGCGGTGTTCGCCCTGTCAAGCGCCCTGGCCGGCCTGGCGGGGGCGGTGGAAGTGCTGGGCATCGAGGGCAATGTGCGGGCGGACTGGAACCCGGCTTACAGTCTGGTGGTGGTACCGCTGGTATTTCTGGCCCGGTTCAACGGTTACGGCACCATCGCCTTTGTGTTTGTTTTTTCGGTGCTGTCTATCGGCAGCGAGAGCGCGGCGCGCCGGATGGGCGTACCCAACCATTTTACCCTGGTGACGGTCGCCATCCTGCTGTTCGTGTTCGCTCTGCTGGAGATGGCGGCGCAGCGGCGGCGCGACAGGGACGGGAGTCTGTGA
- a CDS encoding putative B6 ABC transporter substrate-binding protein: MMVKRWLKYATLASAMIAGCPATFAAQISSIAILTPEPGTDFVWNQQGIAAAKAAGAKEGVKVQVAENLGYGDVRPTLRDLADDGAQLIIAHASGYNQAAPEIAAQTKIAVAVTDSPSSLKAGKVADYTVSGQEGAYLAGTLAAKMSRSGIVGIVVSGEPPAWNAQATAFILGARAARKDIKIRYAVIGPAAYSDAAGGKRVTASVIAAGADIIFGQGNGSSFGMLQAVETTPAADGGKVYFIDVVGDKSSIDKGNLLSSVLWNLTPVFTAMIEDLKQDKFGTHNYKTSLADGSISLLKTKHIPEDIWQSVNQVRDEIISGKITVPADYDAKTLHDLLAAKSE, from the coding sequence ATGATGGTGAAGAGGTGGTTAAAATATGCAACCCTGGCGTCGGCCATGATAGCGGGGTGTCCGGCGACGTTCGCTGCGCAAATCAGTTCCATTGCGATATTAACCCCCGAACCCGGCACCGATTTCGTCTGGAATCAGCAGGGGATCGCCGCCGCCAAGGCGGCGGGCGCCAAAGAGGGCGTAAAAGTCCAGGTGGCGGAGAATCTCGGTTACGGCGATGTGCGGCCCACTCTGCGCGATTTGGCGGATGACGGGGCGCAGCTGATTATCGCCCATGCCAGCGGCTACAACCAGGCGGCGCCGGAAATCGCGGCGCAAACCAAGATTGCGGTGGCGGTGACAGACAGCCCGTCGTCCCTGAAAGCCGGCAAAGTAGCGGACTATACCGTCAGCGGGCAGGAAGGAGCCTATCTGGCCGGCACCCTGGCGGCTAAAATGTCCCGCAGCGGCATTGTCGGCATCGTGGTGTCCGGCGAACCGCCCGCCTGGAACGCTCAGGCCACGGCGTTTATCCTGGGGGCCCGTGCGGCCAGGAAAGACATCAAAATCCGCTATGCGGTCATCGGCCCGGCGGCCTACAGCGATGCCGCCGGCGGCAAGCGGGTCACGGCATCGGTTATTGCCGCCGGAGCGGATATCATCTTCGGCCAAGGCAACGGTTCCAGCTTCGGCATGCTGCAAGCGGTGGAAACCACCCCGGCGGCGGACGGCGGTAAAGTCTATTTCATCGATGTGGTGGGCGATAAATCCAGCATTGATAAAGGCAATCTGCTCAGTTCGGTATTATGGAATTTAACGCCGGTCTTCACCGCCATGATTGAAGACCTCAAGCAGGATAAATTCGGCACCCACAACTATAAAACCTCCCTGGCGGACGGCTCTATCAGTCTGTTGAAAACCAAACATATCCCCGAGGACATCTGGCAAAGCGTCAATCAGGTGCGCGACGAGATAATCAGCGGGAAAATCACCGTACCGGCGGATTACGACGCTAAAACGCTACACGACCTGCTGGCGGCAAAAAGCGAATAG
- a CDS encoding ABC transporter ATP-binding protein — protein MRAPVLRVRNLTVVNRQGIRLVDRVSFDLSAGEMLGLVGESGSGKTVTCRALLRLLPGEGLVQESGEVWLGQTDIMTLDDRRMSAVRGHRLGMIFQNPASHLNPVMTIGEQIAESRRRFFGAGGRESREKAVDLLRQVGIPDPQRRVNHYPHEFSGGMRQRAMIAVALSCEPQILIADEPTTALDVTVQVQILRLLMDLRDRLGLAIIMITHDLGIVAQTCDRIAVMYGGRLCEVGAKRSVLSRPLHPYTRGLIDCQPTGTGGDGRLNTIVGQPPSANNFPQGCRFHPRCPRSVSACRTEQPPLLPMRDDAGHQAACHMPFYPLTRWEE, from the coding sequence ATGAGGGCGCCGGTGCTCCGGGTGCGCAACCTGACCGTGGTTAACAGGCAGGGGATCCGTTTGGTGGATAGGGTATCGTTCGATCTCAGCGCCGGCGAGATGCTCGGGCTGGTGGGGGAGAGCGGCTCGGGCAAGACCGTTACCTGCCGTGCGTTGCTGCGCCTGCTGCCGGGGGAAGGGCTGGTTCAGGAAAGCGGCGAGGTGTGGCTTGGCCAGACCGATATCATGACCCTGGACGACAGGCGGATGTCCGCCGTTCGCGGCCACCGGCTGGGGATGATTTTCCAGAACCCGGCCAGCCACCTCAATCCGGTGATGACCATCGGCGAGCAAATCGCCGAAAGCCGCCGACGCTTTTTTGGCGCCGGCGGCCGCGAGTCGCGGGAAAAAGCCGTGGATTTATTGCGTCAGGTGGGTATTCCGGATCCGCAGCGGCGGGTTAACCACTATCCACATGAATTTTCCGGCGGCATGCGTCAGCGGGCGATGATTGCCGTTGCATTGTCCTGCGAGCCGCAAATCCTCATAGCCGACGAGCCCACCACCGCCCTGGATGTGACGGTACAGGTGCAGATTCTGCGCTTGCTGATGGATCTGCGCGACCGCCTCGGCCTGGCCATTATCATGATCACCCACGATCTCGGCATCGTCGCCCAGACCTGCGATCGCATTGCGGTGATGTATGGCGGCCGGCTGTGCGAAGTCGGCGCCAAGCGGTCGGTATTGAGCCGGCCGCTGCATCCCTATACCCGCGGATTGATTGATTGCCAGCCTACCGGCACCGGTGGCGACGGACGGCTAAATACCATTGTCGGCCAGCCGCCGTCGGCAAACAATTTCCCGCAAGGTTGCCGTTTCCATCCCCGCTGTCCCAGGTCCGTTAGCGCCTGCCGGACGGAGCAGCCGCCGCTGTTGCCGATGCGGGACGATGCCGGGCATCAGGCCGCCTGCCATATGCCGTTTTATCCGTTAACCCGGTGGGAGGAGTGA
- a CDS encoding ABC transporter permease, with amino-acid sequence MYRYRFVLFRPLQLLPVLLGISIVTFMLVRAIPGDPARILLGVRSTPAAIARIRAQYGLDQPLWVQYGYFLKNLLQGELGRSIVYRVDTGKLILSRIEPTLYLILGSVLLALLLTVPLAAAAARQRGKAADQLIRLLSTAGLGFPAFWLGIMLILLFSVTLGWFPVSGYGSDWLEQLHHMVLPCLTVALALSAVLTRNLRASLLAELKADYVTAARARGQEEGRIFWRHVMPNSLVPTVNLLAVNIGWLIGSTVVIESVFAIPGMGQLLVKAIFSRDYMVVQGVVMVFALATVAVNLLADLLTVALDPRVKL; translated from the coding sequence ATGTATCGTTACCGATTTGTCCTATTCCGTCCGCTGCAACTGCTACCGGTATTGCTGGGCATCAGCATCGTCACGTTCATGCTGGTACGGGCCATTCCGGGCGACCCCGCCAGGATCCTGCTGGGGGTGCGCAGCACGCCGGCGGCCATCGCCCGTATTCGCGCACAGTACGGTCTCGACCAGCCGCTGTGGGTGCAATACGGTTATTTCCTGAAAAACCTGCTGCAGGGAGAATTGGGGCGTTCCATTGTTTACCGTGTCGATACCGGCAAGCTGATTCTGTCCCGTATCGAGCCGACGCTGTATCTGATCCTGGGCAGCGTGCTGCTGGCGCTGTTGCTGACCGTGCCGCTGGCGGCCGCGGCCGCCCGGCAACGGGGCAAGGCAGCCGATCAGCTGATCCGGCTGCTGTCCACCGCCGGGCTGGGTTTTCCGGCTTTCTGGCTCGGCATCATGCTGATTTTACTGTTCAGCGTCACGCTGGGCTGGTTTCCGGTATCCGGTTACGGCAGCGACTGGCTCGAACAACTTCATCATATGGTCTTGCCCTGTTTAACCGTGGCGCTAGCCCTGTCGGCGGTACTGACGCGCAATCTGCGCGCCAGCCTGCTGGCGGAGCTGAAAGCGGATTACGTCACCGCCGCCCGGGCGCGCGGTCAGGAAGAGGGGCGGATTTTCTGGCGCCACGTGATGCCCAATTCCCTGGTGCCCACGGTAAACCTGCTGGCGGTGAATATCGGCTGGCTTATCGGCAGTACCGTGGTCATCGAGAGCGTATTTGCGATTCCCGGCATGGGACAGCTGCTGGTGAAGGCGATTTTCAGCCGCGATTATATGGTCGTGCAGGGGGTGGTGATGGTATTTGCCCTGGCCACCGTGGCGGTGAATCTGCTGGCGGATTTACTGACCGTGGCGCTGGACCCGAGGGTGAAATTATGA
- a CDS encoding LuxR family transcriptional regulator, translated as MNMIFEKPGQTARQQDSLDAAFDGLFAQSARLGMEALIYDYTPVPRSLEGELITPSLLRMSNVPADMGRLWCESGYYQVDPVQLYALDTCAPFVWSYQRPDRTSLRGIISERHQPVTHYMCDNNMPCGATVPLHLPRGGFGTLTGIVGQAGHERDLSHVLADLSLLAHTFQEQIYPLFDQQILTCRFVRLTKRERECLSWSAEGLTAKEIARKLSRSIATVTLHLNSAARKLGAGNRVQAVVRAMHYRLLDS; from the coding sequence ATGAATATGATATTTGAAAAACCGGGACAAACGGCCCGGCAGCAGGACAGCCTTGATGCCGCCTTCGACGGCTTGTTTGCGCAAAGCGCCCGGCTGGGTATGGAAGCATTGATTTATGATTACACGCCGGTACCGCGCTCGCTGGAAGGGGAACTTATCACGCCGTCGCTGCTGCGTATGAGCAATGTCCCGGCGGATATGGGGCGGTTGTGGTGTGAAAGCGGTTATTACCAGGTGGACCCGGTGCAATTGTATGCGCTGGATACCTGCGCGCCGTTTGTCTGGTCCTATCAGCGCCCCGATCGCACCTCGCTGCGCGGCATCATTAGCGAACGGCACCAGCCGGTGACCCATTACATGTGCGATAACAATATGCCCTGCGGCGCCACGGTGCCGCTGCACCTGCCCCGGGGCGGTTTCGGCACCCTTACCGGCATCGTTGGCCAGGCCGGCCATGAGCGCGATCTGTCCCATGTATTGGCGGATTTAAGCCTGCTGGCGCATACCTTCCAGGAGCAGATTTATCCGCTGTTCGATCAGCAGATCCTGACCTGCCGTTTTGTCAGACTGACCAAACGGGAACGGGAATGCCTGAGCTGGTCAGCGGAGGGATTGACCGCCAAAGAGATCGCCCGCAAACTCTCCCGGTCTATTGCCACCGTTACCTTGCATCTCAATTCGGCGGCACGCAAGCTGGGCGCCGGTAACCGGGTCCAGGCGGTGGTCAGGGCGATGCATTACCGGTTGCTGGACAGCTAA